In the Pararge aegeria chromosome 16, ilParAegt1.1, whole genome shotgun sequence genome, CAGAGTAGTTTATGATAATGTAATTTCATTGGGGTATGATATTTATACATCCCATGTGAAACACAGTAAGACTAAAAAAGATAAGCGTACAgaaagctattaaaaaaaatttagaaggtttttttaatgaagtactagcaaaaatattatatttgtaacatAATTTTTAGAGTTATATAGATGCtgattaattttattgactGGTCACTGTATTTCTTCAGGCAGTATTCAATATTCTGTATCCCCCTATTAGCAGGGATGGGACTGTTGACTGTGAGCGAAAAGCTACACTCACACCTTACTTCCACAACAGCATAAAGTTTGAATCGGACTGATTTAAAAGTCCACTTTATTTGTGATTTTCTATTGTTTAATGTGAACTTAAAGATATAAATGTCTTAgatacaaaattttacaataaatttgtGTTGATTATAACTGAGTTTTTCTTATGTACTTTTTTTccagatttataataaaatgcaaCACATACCAGTTATATGGCGAGGACTAGCCAGCAATGTACGAACATATAGCGGTTTTTCAAGAATACGACGAGTAGTTAAAGTGGCTTTTAGTGATAAATATTTGTTCTATACAAATGTCACTATTTCACTAACATTATCGTCGGTTGGCGATGGTATGGAACAAATGTATGAATTGTATACTGGCGAAATAGAGGAATATGACCCCAAACGAAATATGCATATGGCCTTTTCTGGAATAGGTGTTGGCATTTTATGTCATCACTGGTACAAAATACTAGATAGATTCATAATAGGGAAATCTTATGACATGGTGGTGAAAAAGCTTTTGCTTGATCAACTTATTTTTTCACCAATTATGATTGTTACATTCTTTGGTAGTTTAGCTATTTTTGAAAAGGAGCCCTTTTCAGATTTTAAAAAAGAAGTCAGAGACAAATTTATTACTTTGTATAGAGCTGAGTGGATGGTTTGGCCCCCTGCTCAGGTtatcaacttttattttttaccaactaAATACAGAGTTTTGTATGACAGCACAATTTCTTTAGGGTATGATGTTTACACATCGCAAGTTAAACATAATAAGTCATTAAAAACTGTTACCAAAGATGTAGTATCATAATGAAGGGGttaggaaataataaacaatttattataggtataattCTTATTTCTTAGCACAATCAAGTcaattatgtattataatttaaatatttagggAAACACTGTAAATATAGTTTACAATCTACATTCTATACTCAATATGCAGTTGGACTGTCCATAGTGta is a window encoding:
- the LOC120630428 gene encoding mpv17-like protein 2 isoform X1; protein product: MTWRRLIRIPIKLYKQVIYNKMQHIPVIWRGLASNVRTYSGFSRIRRVVKVAFSDKYLFYTNVTISLTLSSVGDGMEQMYELYTGEIEEYDPKRNMHMAFSGIGVGILCHHWYKILDRFIIGKSYDMVVKKLLLDQLIFSPIMIVTFFGSLAIFEKEPFSDFKKEVRDKFITLYRAEWMVWPPAQVINFYFLPTKYRVLYDSTISLGYDVYTSQVKHNKSLKTVTKDVVS
- the LOC120630428 gene encoding mpv17-like protein 2 isoform X2, producing MSSMIYNKMQHIPVIWRGLASNVRTYSGFSRIRRVVKVAFSDKYLFYTNVTISLTLSSVGDGMEQMYELYTGEIEEYDPKRNMHMAFSGIGVGILCHHWYKILDRFIIGKSYDMVVKKLLLDQLIFSPIMIVTFFGSLAIFEKEPFSDFKKEVRDKFITLYRAEWMVWPPAQVINFYFLPTKYRVLYDSTISLGYDVYTSQVKHNKSLKTVTKDVVS
- the LOC120630428 gene encoding mpv17-like protein 2 isoform X3; protein product: MQHIPVIWRGLASNVRTYSGFSRIRRVVKVAFSDKYLFYTNVTISLTLSSVGDGMEQMYELYTGEIEEYDPKRNMHMAFSGIGVGILCHHWYKILDRFIIGKSYDMVVKKLLLDQLIFSPIMIVTFFGSLAIFEKEPFSDFKKEVRDKFITLYRAEWMVWPPAQVINFYFLPTKYRVLYDSTISLGYDVYTSQVKHNKSLKTVTKDVVS